The following proteins are co-located in the Colletotrichum lupini chromosome 4, complete sequence genome:
- a CDS encoding ubiquitin carboxyl-terminal hydrolase produces MKGKKFLSLRDRSGTHRRSKSSEPGQKVSFVSQDLKMVLLKNRPLSAEAFRSLFKSDRAPTDEEIKEKEMTKIEDITHLLAESNITDVSAEHIRDSLNSKFADGDVDKTVEFIQLQCKAMAGKVAHYNPQIEMVGAENRGNVTCYLDSLLFAMFAKLDAFECMLKNEFTDEPRRKLVTLLRLWVNMLRSGKMIHADMTKLIQDALAECGWSDAKLLEQQDTSEAFAFVTETLQLPLLQLQVDLFHQGKNDKDDHKLVYERLLNLAVPPDSEGKGIRLEDCLEEYFNTQVDVLRDSHEDKKEAERVTPNTDTNGIRIVTQENELEAGAQDTLSASPAQLSPILERRWTASQTPNGVPESPSSSSRPTPRHRSTSVIQRVVLEEKDKDKGKETEPSTMLEKARRTSSTVVKAVTIPAWQFFRLIPWHAAGNKEPKNDMEVAMNFNQRPVVGICLKRYMMSNSGVPQRQNTFIDIPDSLRLPHFMLGDETQLEEDPNGFSMEYKLVLQSVVCHRGDSVYSGHYISFARVAPKLLTDNRRHDNDPPPDYEEAQWVKFDDLNIENRVTYVDDIKQALKDEMPYLLFYQIVPMVEVASTEETETEPPSYNESKVSVNLPATPNPVNGNNSGMSSSRSDYFENTSISPPKAPSIRFSSELERPSRISFGDDEPYLGFKDSRRGSVTFTDSTLGTPAITPDAISPAVTPGEETTAQRLSRAAALFTGKSKSRPTSQAGEGRISLTMTRLGGLMRPSKEPLRDPNSNLSSNALATSISAPIPDPVTEEEFVENADAEATPVAAPVAETDRKDSKDFKERKSSEHHHRHHKRGKSKSRSTEKKKHKDGDEPERECAVM; encoded by the exons ATGAAGGGCAAAAAGTTTCTTAGCCTGCGGGACAGGAGTGGCACGCATCGCAGAAGCAAATCCTCAGAACCAGGGCAAAAGGTGAGCTTCGTATCCCAGGATCTGAAGATGGTCCTTCTCAAA AACCGACCACTTTCAGCTGAAGCATTCAGGTCGCTTTTCAAGAGCGATCGAGCACCGACCGATGAGGAAAtaaaggagaaggagatgaCCAAG ATCGAAGACATTACGCACCTTCTTGCCGAGTCGAACATCACCGACGTTTCTGCGGAACACATTCGAGACTCCCTGAACAGTAAATTCGCTGACGGCGATGTCGACAAAACCGTCGAGTTCATTCAGCTACAATGCAAGGCAATGGCCGGCAAGGTTGCACACTACAATCCCCAAATCGAAATGGTTGGCGCAGAGAATAGGGGTAACGTCACATGTTACCTTGACTCCCTGTTGTTTGCCATGTTTGCGAAACTGGACGCCTTCGAATGTATGCTGAAGAACGAATTCACGGACGAACCGAGGCGCAAACTAGTCACGCTGCTCCGCTTGTGGGTGAACATGCTCAGGAGCGGAAAGATGATTCACGCAGATATG ACGAAACTGATTCAGGATGCGCTGGCTGAGTGCGGCTGGAGTGACGCGAAACTCCTAGAACAGCAAGACACTTCCGAAGCCTTCGCCTTCGTCACCGAAACGCTTCAATTGCCCCTGTTGCAATTACAAGTCGACCTCTTCCACCAAGGCAAGAACGACAAGGACGACCACAAACTGGTCTACGAAAGACTTCTCAACCTCGCCGTACCTCCAGATTCGGAAGGCAAAGGGATCAGGCTAGAAGACTGCTTGGAAGAATACTTCAACACACAAGTTGATGTACTCAGGGACAGCCACGAAGATAAGAAAGAGGCGGAGAGGGTAACCCCCAACACAGACACGAATGGGATACGGATTGTCACTCAAGAGAATGAATTAGAGGCTGGCGCGCAAGACACGCTGAGTGCGTCTCCCGCGCAGCTTTCTCCAATCCTTGAGCGGCGGTGGACAGCCTCGCAAACACCCAATGGCGTGCCGGAGTCTCCTAGCAGCTCTTCGCGGCCAACTCCAAGACACCGTTCAACTAGCGTCATACAACGCGTGGTGCTGGAGGAGAAGGACAAAGACAAGGGAAAGGAGACCGAGCCATCTACCATGCTGGAAAAGGCGCGACGAACGAGCTCTACAGTGGTGAAAGCCGTGACAATTCCAGCTTGGCAGTTTTTCAGATTGATTCCATGGCACGCCGCCGGAAACAAGGAGCCCAAGAACGACATGGAGGTTGCTATGAACTTCAACCAACGTCCTGTGGTCGGCATTTGCCTGAAGCGGTACATGATGTCGAACTCCGGTGTTCCACAGCGCCAGAATACCTTCATCGATATTCCGGACAGCCTGAGGCTTCCGCACTTCATGCTCGGCGACGAGACACAGCTTGAGGAAGACCCCAACGGCTTCAGCATGGAGTATAAGTTAGTGCTACAGTCTGTGGTCTGTCATCGTGGCGACTCTGTCTACAGCGGACACTATATCTCATTCGCCAGGGTGGCGCCCAAACTCCTCACCGACAATAGGAGACACGACAATGACCCTCCTCCAGACTACGAGGAGGCGCAGTGGGTCAAATTTGATGACTTGAATATCGAAAACAGGGTGACTTATGTGGACGACATCAAGCAAGCTTTGAAGGACGAGATGCCTTATCTCTTATTCTACCAGATCGTACCAATGGTAGAGGTGGCGTCAACGGAAGAGACGGAGACTGAGCCTCCTTCTTACAACGAGTCCAAGGTCAGCGTCAACCTACCGGCTACACCGAACCCGGTCAACGGCAACAACTCCGGAATGTCATCATCGCGGAGCGACTACTTCGAGAACACCTCAATATCTCCACCCAAAGCGCCTAGCATCCGCTTTTCGTCGGAATTGGAGCGTCCTAGTCGCATAAGTTTCGGCGATGACGAGCCGTACTTGGGGTTCAAGGATTCTCGAAGGGGCAGTGTTACCTTCACGGACTCTACCCTAGGCACGCCAGCAATCACGCCGGATGCCATATCGCCCGCCGTAACCCCAGGAGAAGAGACGACAGCCCAACGGCTTTCGCGAGCCGCCGCTCTATTTACGGGCAAGAGCAAGAGCAGACCTACCAGTCAAGCAGGGGAGGGCCGCATCAGTCTTACCATGACTCGACTCGGCGGACTCATGCGACCGAGCAAGGAGCCGCTCCGTGATCCCAACAGCAACTTGAGCAGCAACGCGCTCGCCACATCCATCAGCGCACCTATTCCTGATCCGGTGActgaggaggaattcgtcgAGAACGCTGATGCCGAAGCAACACCGGTTGCGGCACCAGTTGCAGAGACCGACAGGAAAGACTCCAAGGATTTCAAGGAAAGAAAGTCATCAGAGCACCATCACAGGCATCACAAGAGAGGCAAGTCCAAGAGCCGTTCTACCGAAAAGAAGAAGCACAAGGACGGGGATGAGCCGGAGCGAGAGTGTGCAGTGATGTAA
- a CDS encoding ribosomal L5P family protein, producing MATLRESSRLTRFVCRQRSPWQLNPLVARRCESTAAAEAQFPDLETSSLAAPGPDDAAIQAFNTAKRLADRPQQLPGNRYQYHPPKYDRGPLHPIQSPPSTDPTARDFVPGPFNLPRLRQTYDTTIAADLLTMTYLHKPPGTPDPPVRERLRAWDDSSPYNKNRPLRGPRGGSKLDVLEKNIDCRSVPEILAVSLHTFIPSAAKAPGTLQVARSVIQSISGNVPEVTKTKNNVIQWKIREGDKTGVKTTMHGPQAYEFVDKLINLVLPKIKDWPGVNATTGDGNGGIGIGLRPDDLVWFPELQINYDMYPAKLLPGCHIFIHTSATSNRQARLLMQALGLPFYGKFKD from the exons ATGGCCACTCTACGGGAAAGCTCCCGATTAACTCGGTTCGTCTGCAGGCAGCGCTCGCCATGGCAATTGAACCCTCTTGTCGCCCGGCGATGCGAATCTACCGCTGCCGCTGAGGCTCAGTTCCCCGATCTTGAAACCTCGTCCCTGGCTGCTCCTGGTCCTGACGATGCTGCCATTCAAGCTTTCAACACGGCGAAGCGCTTGGCTGACAGACCGCAGCAGCTTCCCGGAAACAG ATACCAGTACCATCCCCCTAAGTACGACAGAGGTCCTCTTCACCCGATTCAATCACCGCCCTCCACCGATCCCACGGCCCGCGACTTCGTTCCTGGGCCTTTCAACCTCCCCAGACTGCGCCAGACGTACGATACGACCATCGCCGCCGACCTGCTCACGATGACCTACCTTCACAAGCCCCCAGGTACACCAGACCCCCCGGTACGGGAGCGTTTAAGGGCATGGGACGACTCCTCGCCGTACAACAAGAACCGTCCTCTCCGCGGACCCAGAGGTGGAAGCAAGCTCGACGTGTTGGAGAAGAACATTGACTGCCGGTCCGTCCCCGAAATCTTGGCCGTATCGCTGCACACCTTCATCCCCTCGGCCGCCAAGGCGCCGGGAACGCTCCAGGTCGCTCGTTCGGTCATCCAGTCCATCAGCGGCAACGTCCCCGAGGTCACCAAGACCAAGAACAACGTTATCCAATGGAAGATCCGCGAGGGCGACAAGACCGGTGTCAAGACGACCATGCACGGTCCACAGGCGTACGAGTTCGTTGACAAGCTGATCAACCTCGTCCTGCCCAAGATCAAGGACTGGCCCGGTGTCAATGCGACCACTGGTGACGGAAACGGTGGTATTGGTATCGGTCTGAGGCCCGACGACCTGGTCTGGTTTCCCGAGCTCCAGATCAACTACGACATGTACCCTGCCAAG CTCCTACCAGGTTGCCATATTTTTATCCACACGAGCGCAACCTCGAACCGTCAGGCCAGGCTTCTGATGCAAGCTCTTGGTCTTCCTTTCTACGGAAAATTCAAGGATTAA